The sequence ACGTCAGTTCAAGTATTTCGCTTAGTAAAGCGGAGTTTACTTTTCGAGTGATGCACAAAATGCCTTTTACAGCTGTGTTTTCTCAGTAACCATTCGGAAGATGTCTCTATGGCCATGCTTACAGAATTTATAAACATAGCAGCGATACGAATGAACCTTCCTTGTGTGCCGTATATATATGCTAATTTATGGATTTCGTTTATTGcaggtgtgcattccatgtgcgaTGGCCCTGCTCTCTCACACGGTCCATACCTTGGAACTGTGACTTTCTGTTCCTTCATCTCAATTCTACTTCTTTCAATCAAAGCTTGTCTTTTCACTGTAAATTCTCAAATTGAGGCTGAAGCTTCGTCTTCCCTCTCAAGGCAGAGACTCCACTTGAAGAAGTCATGGGGAATGCCTGTCTTGTTTCTCTCATCAGTAGTCTTTTCCCTTGGACATACTGTGGTTGCTTATAGAACAAGTTGCAGAGCAAGGAGAAAGCTCCTATTTCACCGAGTTGATCCAGAAACTGTAAGTTTGCTtaaggtttttttgtttttgtttaaattttctttattcATACTCAGTTTTCCGTTATTCTTAATTGTCGAAAGAGTTTTGCAACCACAATGCATGGAATAATTATGCACTCTAACAGCCTCTGCCTTCTGCTTATTACACTTGATTATACACAAATGATTATCTAACTTTAACTTTTGGTAGTTTGTAACGAACTTTGTTTATCAAATGAACAGGTCCTTTCATGCAAAAATGTATTCTCTGGCTATCAGAAGGTCCCAAGATCTCCCACTCCCTCGGGAGGAAAAACCCCAAAAAGTGACAGTGAAATGAGGCGTAAGCCTTTTTCTACAGCTCGAGATGATGGTGAACTCCCAGTCAGAGTAATTACAGATATTGACAGCTTATTCATCACGTGCAGGGGGCTTACTCTTCATTACAAGCTTAGCTTGCCTGGTTCACCACCTCATTCCTTGTCATCCATTGCATTTCTTGAACCTAGCTCCCCAAAAATGGCTATGGGGAGGCCAAAACTAGATCGACATCCATTAAGCTTGTTATCGAAAGGCCAAAACCATCTCCACAGGAGCTACAGTAATCAATTTCACGGCTCATCTCTCTATGTACCTTTATTGGACGGTTCTACAGTTTCTCCTGTTCTTTCTGAAGAGATTCCTGTCTTGAGACTATACAATGCTGGTGAAGAGGATGAGGGtagtaaattaaattttggtACTCCAAACAAAGAAATGGAAGGAAGTGACCAGTTTGGTATTCTATTAGTGCATGGGTTTGGGGGAGGAGCCTTTTCTTGGAGGCATGTGATGGGGACCCTTTCCCGGCAAGTTGGTTGCACAGTTGCTGCTTTTGATCGCCCTGGTTGGGGCCTAACCTCAAGGCTGCGACGGGAAGATTGGGAGGATAAAGAAATGCCTAATCCTTATAAACTTGATTCTCAAGTAATTGGTCTCCCACTTTAGTTACTCTATGATAAGTTCCATGTACTTTACCCTTGAGTTGGGTGGGGATGGTCAATGGGTGCCCATGAATGCTCCATATATCACTATCATCACCATAACAAGCACAAACATCACCACTCACCATAGATCACCATGGTCAATGGGTGCCCATGGATGGTCAATGGGATCTACTGTCGTGCTTTCAAAGTTTTCTAGTGTATCCTTTAGGCTGATCCTAGTCAAATTGTTTATCCAACATGGGCACATCATTGAACAGTCCTGAAACATGGGCACATCATTGAACACAGCGATGCACTTATTGGTCCCCTTCCCCATGTAGCTTATGTGTTCCTCAAGTTTTATT is a genomic window of Malus domestica chromosome 09, GDT2T_hap1 containing:
- the LOC103410943 gene encoding uncharacterized protein is translated as MAKGGYFLEKVRRCLRTVFFMVAMVASLLVSSLPALVAIGDMLVPCVLISSFTCVTCYGFKEHLHRYAFKSSLTDIPLVSFIRSLIIICVHSMCDGPALSHGPYLGTVTFCSFISILLLSIKACLFTVNSQIEAEASSSLSRQRLHLKKSWGMPVLFLSSVVFSLGHTVVAYRTSCRARRKLLFHRVDPETVLSCKNVFSGYQKVPRSPTPSGGKTPKSDSEMRRKPFSTARDDGELPVRVITDIDSLFITCRGLTLHYKLSLPGSPPHSLSSIAFLEPSSPKMAMGRPKLDRHPLSLLSKGQNHLHRSYSNQFHGSSLYVPLLDGSTVSPVLSEEIPVLRLYNAGEEDEGSKLNFGTPNKEMEGSDQFGILLVHGFGGGAFSWRHVMGTLSRQVGCTVAAFDRPGWGLTSRLRREDWEDKEMPNPYKLDSQVDLLLSFCSEMGFSSVVLAGHDDGGLLALMAAQKVQASVNSFNVTIKGVVLLNVSLSREVVPAFARILLRTSLGKKHLVRPLLRTEITQVVNRRAWYDATKLTTDILSLYKAPLCVEGWDEALHEIGRLSYETLLSPKNAESLLKAVEDMPVLVIAGAEDSLVSLKSSQAMASKLVNSRLVAISGCGHLPHEECPKALLAAITPFLSGLLSRQDVQS